Proteins from a single region of Runella sp. SP2:
- a CDS encoding zinc dependent phospholipase C family protein, with protein MPGPAVHHLISDEVAKRIHALHLTPDAAKLLADFAPYLHFGAQGPDPLFFNTKDLSPELRTLVRLYFDAVDFMEEFKKEILKIIPPELIAAVETLEAVWDNVAARSSTITEIQQLLGESQALLGLLQSTLQQAAIKYLTDTVNVFNQLKHPIQDVGQPHDIWWWFDTLHYRRTGQFAQTLLKNATPGTAEHAYAIGYLTHFAADTVGHPFVNIMSGGPYRTHAQRHKFVENHQDTYAFKEMRSGEEFVESDLWKDYVMGSETKLPDGVRNLILKSIKEVYFKNNDSQYGAEMTEEDLDDVYRMWLKWFKNTTQSGELPPPVPYSFTAEIAEVWETFTDNVSDIGDMVSGAAPGDFSLASILEFLAALVLGGALLAAALIDFLAGAITTLGAAPIRFLISLAYESLYNAYMNFYQGVVLNGLAFPTKAQLGHYLSKHTVASYLPDNMGQTANSLLAMYPTRFFEVEGLEQDCHLVYPVPALAELEPDATTGAPSSYYKATNLHYIQGQIKFEKEIYKELKEFRDKITPADTSSDIQSRFDRMERKVVGDTLGNAIDFSVFLYREFLNGEKIPDFNLDGDRGVGYLCWRKVKDDTALNDPAAPTVAVLPSETVKHVQTDIISPNSSTIL; from the coding sequence ATGCCAGGTCCAGCTGTCCATCACTTGATATCGGATGAAGTGGCTAAACGCATACATGCCCTTCATCTGACTCCCGACGCCGCAAAATTACTAGCTGATTTTGCCCCGTATTTACATTTTGGTGCCCAAGGCCCCGATCCTTTGTTTTTCAACACCAAAGATTTGAGTCCCGAACTACGTACACTCGTCAGGTTGTATTTTGACGCGGTGGATTTTATGGAAGAATTCAAAAAAGAAATTTTGAAAATCATTCCCCCTGAACTGATTGCTGCCGTAGAAACCCTGGAAGCGGTTTGGGATAACGTCGCGGCACGTTCCTCTACCATCACCGAAATTCAACAACTTTTGGGTGAGTCGCAGGCATTGTTGGGGCTGCTCCAATCGACCTTGCAACAAGCGGCGATTAAGTATTTGACAGACACGGTCAATGTTTTTAATCAGCTTAAACACCCGATTCAGGACGTGGGACAACCTCACGATATTTGGTGGTGGTTCGATACGCTGCATTATCGGCGCACGGGACAGTTTGCTCAAACCCTGCTCAAAAATGCGACACCTGGCACAGCCGAACACGCTTACGCCATTGGTTATTTGACCCACTTTGCAGCGGATACGGTGGGGCATCCGTTTGTCAATATCATGTCGGGAGGGCCGTACCGAACCCACGCCCAGCGCCACAAATTTGTGGAGAATCACCAAGATACGTACGCTTTTAAAGAAATGCGCTCGGGAGAAGAGTTTGTAGAAAGTGACCTTTGGAAAGACTACGTGATGGGGAGTGAAACAAAGCTGCCCGATGGGGTGAGAAACCTCATTTTGAAAAGTATCAAAGAAGTCTATTTCAAAAATAACGATTCGCAATATGGGGCTGAAATGACCGAGGAAGACCTCGACGATGTGTATCGAATGTGGCTGAAATGGTTTAAAAATACGACGCAAAGTGGGGAGTTGCCTCCGCCAGTGCCTTATTCATTTACGGCCGAAATTGCGGAAGTGTGGGAAACGTTTACTGATAACGTAAGCGACATTGGTGACATGGTGTCGGGTGCCGCTCCAGGTGATTTTAGTCTGGCGTCTATTCTAGAATTTTTAGCGGCATTGGTACTTGGTGGAGCGTTGTTGGCGGCGGCATTGATTGACTTTTTGGCGGGAGCTATCACTACTTTAGGCGCAGCCCCCATCCGATTTTTGATTTCTCTGGCCTACGAAAGCCTCTACAATGCCTACATGAATTTCTATCAAGGAGTGGTGCTAAATGGCCTTGCTTTTCCTACCAAAGCGCAGCTGGGGCATTATTTGTCAAAACATACGGTAGCGAGTTATTTGCCCGACAACATGGGACAAACCGCCAATAGTTTGCTTGCAATGTATCCTACGCGATTTTTTGAGGTGGAAGGTTTGGAGCAAGATTGCCACTTGGTGTATCCTGTACCAGCACTTGCCGAGCTCGAACCCGATGCCACAACGGGTGCGCCGAGTAGCTACTACAAGGCCACCAATTTGCATTATATCCAAGGGCAAATAAAGTTTGAAAAGGAGATTTATAAAGAACTGAAGGAGTTTAGGGACAAAATTACGCCCGCTGATACCTCCTCCGACATTCAGAGTCGGTTTGACCGCATGGAGCGAAAAGTGGTAGGAGACACGCTCGGGAATGCCATTGATTTTTCGGTTTTTTTGTACCGTGAGTTCCTAAATGGTGAAAAGATTCCTGATTTTAATTTGGATGGAGATAGGGGAGTGGGGTATTTGTGCTGGCGTAAAGTTAAGGACGATACCGCGCTCAACGACCCTGCAGCGCCGACGGTGGCAGTGTTGCCCAGTGAAACGGTGAAGCACGTTCAGACTGACATTATTAGCCCAAATTCTTCTACCATTCTCTAA